AAAAGAAACCAATAAAATTAAGTCCTGCTTCATATAGCATTGCTGGATGAAGTGGTAAATTTGGAAATTCTGCTCCTGCTGGGGATGATGTTGGGAATACTAATCCCCAAGGTACTAACTCTTTATATTGTGCTTTTTCAGATAAACTCATCAAATTATAATTATTATACCATTGGTAAAAACTTGGCTTTAAATTAAATATTACTTTTAACGGTGTAAAAGTAGGTACTCCATGAACTTCTCCATTTGCTAAATTTCCAAATCTTCCAATTCCTTGTCCTAGAAGAAGTAATGGTGCTACCATATCTCCTAATAAAAAAGGGTTTAATTTTTTTCTATGTGCGTATATTAGAGTTCCTATAAATCCTCCTAATATACCACCATGAATTGCCATTCCACCTTTCCACACAGCTATTATATCTTGTGGGTGAGAAAAATAATAACTATAGTTAAATAATACATAGTATAATCTTCCTCCTAATAAACCTGATAACATAGCTACAAAAGCATAGTCTTCTATAACATTTTTTGTAATTCCTTTTTTAACAGCTTCTTTTTTTAATAGCTCTATTCCTATAAAAAACGCTATTGCATAGCATAGTCCATAATAGCTTAATTTAAAACTTCCTATTTGTAAAAATATTGGATTCATATAAAATCTCCCTATTTGTAATTTTTGTGTATCTAGCTTTAGATTGATTATATCACCACTTGTAATTTTCGTAAAACTTTTTTTATTTTTTTCTACATTATTTAATTATCCACTGTGCTTTTTATATTTTTTTTGTATAGTTTTTGTTAACCTATATTTAATTATTGTTTATTTTTGCAATTATAGTTGAATTTTTAGAAGTTTTAGATTAAAATATAGTGAGTTAATATATATTAAAATATCAAGGAGGAAAATATGCATTATCATGCGCCTATTACAGAAAAAGTTTTCTGGATTGGAACTAACGATAGAAAAACTGAAAGATTTGAAAATTACTTGCCATTACCGCAAGGTGTTGCTTATAACTCGTACTTAATAAACGATGAAAAAACTTGTATAATTGATACAGTTGACTTCTCTACTGCTGGGTTATTTATTGAAAAGATAAATGGAATATTAAAAGGAAAGGCTCTAGATTACATTATAGTTAATCATATGGAGCCAGATCACTCTGGTTCTTTAGGTGAAGTTATGGCTCACTTCCCTGAAGCTAAACTTATTGGAAACGTAATCACATTAAAGATGATTAAAGCTTTTATTCCTGATTTTGATGAATCAAAATTTATATGTATAAAAGAAGGAGATCAGTTAAGTTTAGGTCATCATACTTTAACTT
This genomic window from Cetobacterium sp. NK01 contains:
- the lgt gene encoding prolipoprotein diacylglyceryl transferase, with the protein product MNPIFLQIGSFKLSYYGLCYAIAFFIGIELLKKEAVKKGITKNVIEDYAFVAMLSGLLGGRLYYVLFNYSYYFSHPQDIIAVWKGGMAIHGGILGGFIGTLIYAHRKKLNPFLLGDMVAPLLLLGQGIGRFGNLANGEVHGVPTFTPLKVIFNLKPSFYQWYNNYNLMSLSEKAQYKELVPWGLVFPTSSPAGAEFPNLPLHPAMLYEAGLNFIGFFFLYFFMRNKNYATGTIWWAYIIIYSINRIIVSFFRAEDLMLYGFRAPHVVSFIMLLIATIIIIVINKKSGSDK